The Sporomusa termitida genome has a window encoding:
- a CDS encoding histidine phosphatase family protein — MAVTRFILVRHGETTWNKEGRYQGQIDTPLTAFGREQGQLAAQALKDIPIDICYASPLSRAVDTAMMCVAAHGLAVNTDSRLLEINHGEWEGLLSDDVGKTYPELLAQWKSSVVGVTMPGQGGEDITTVRDRSMAAFRDFAARHQGQTVLVVAHDAVNKAVLCDILDIDLSHFWQIKQDNTCINVFEYQDGKWRLVLLNSTNHLGFLYSGIEQKGL; from the coding sequence ATGGCAGTTACCCGATTTATATTAGTCCGGCATGGCGAAACAACCTGGAATAAGGAAGGACGCTATCAGGGCCAGATTGACACACCGCTCACCGCCTTCGGACGGGAGCAGGGCCAGCTGGCAGCTCAGGCCCTTAAGGATATTCCCATCGATATCTGTTATGCCAGCCCCCTGTCCCGGGCTGTGGATACAGCCATGATGTGTGTGGCTGCTCATGGCTTAGCCGTCAATACCGACAGCCGGTTGCTGGAGATTAACCATGGTGAATGGGAAGGTCTTCTAAGTGATGATGTTGGCAAAACGTATCCGGAGCTATTAGCCCAGTGGAAGAGTTCGGTAGTAGGTGTTACCATGCCGGGACAGGGCGGGGAGGATATTACGACTGTTCGTGACCGGTCTATGGCCGCGTTTAGGGATTTTGCCGCCCGGCATCAGGGACAAACTGTGCTGGTAGTGGCTCACGATGCGGTTAACAAGGCTGTATTGTGTGATATACTGGACATTGATTTGTCTCACTTTTGGCAGATTAAACAGGATAATACCTGTATTAATGTGTTTGAATATCAAGATGGAAAGTGGCGGCTGGTGCTCCTGAATTCAACGAATCATCTGGGATTTTTATATAGTGGAATTGAGCAAAAAGGCTTATAA
- a CDS encoding CCA tRNA nucleotidyltransferase, with product MQAAGEIMQALAAAGHAVYIVGGAVRDILRGVEPADIDLATNAVPAEIVAVAMSQGWQTVTVGAAFGVVVVVIGERNYEVATFRCERYGTDSHRPESVAFGVGLAEDLARRDFTINAMAMSADGRVVDLFGGRQDLAGRLIRTVGNPHDRFAEDGLRMFRAARFAARLGFAIETATMAAISTNLGRVNGLSVERVRCEIEKTLLAEFPAQGFEVLQTTGLLGTTCQAKEQGKIYSVPVLPELEHLRGLPQNRQYHLYDAWRHTLETVALTPPELHLRWSALLHDIAKGWPGVRTLNRAGQPSDPGHDQAGALAALTILSRLRVERRIMDRVVWLVRQHLVLPVAERKAVLKWLKRLAGDFKSNSQFTVALAQLFSLHQADRLAGHTQPDINGLENIRKLAGRLVQEVPFFPVQLRLSGQEIAAAIGGGPGVGCFQRNLLERIQAGQLSNTRNELVAALDARARRIRNP from the coding sequence ATGCAGGCAGCAGGAGAAATTATGCAGGCCCTTGCCGCTGCAGGGCATGCAGTATATATAGTGGGCGGTGCAGTGCGGGACATATTGCGCGGGGTAGAGCCTGCCGACATTGATTTGGCCACAAATGCGGTCCCGGCGGAGATTGTGGCTGTTGCCATGAGTCAAGGCTGGCAGACTGTCACCGTGGGCGCTGCTTTTGGGGTAGTCGTGGTAGTTATTGGTGAGCGTAACTATGAGGTAGCGACCTTTCGCTGCGAACGTTATGGCACTGACAGCCACCGGCCGGAAAGTGTTGCTTTCGGGGTAGGCCTGGCCGAGGACTTGGCCAGGCGGGATTTTACAATTAACGCGATGGCTATGAGTGCTGACGGTAGGGTTGTTGATTTATTTGGGGGACGGCAGGACCTTGCAGGCAGACTGATTCGAACAGTTGGGAATCCGCATGACCGGTTTGCCGAGGATGGTTTGCGAATGTTTCGGGCTGCCCGCTTTGCTGCCCGTTTAGGTTTTGCCATTGAAACCGCCACAATGGCTGCCATTTCAACTAATCTGGGCCGGGTGAATGGTTTGTCCGTGGAGCGGGTGCGGTGCGAAATCGAAAAAACACTATTAGCTGAATTTCCCGCACAAGGGTTTGAAGTGCTGCAAACAACCGGCTTGCTGGGAACTACCTGCCAGGCTAAAGAACAGGGGAAAATATATAGTGTGCCTGTTCTGCCGGAGCTTGAGCATTTGCGCGGTTTACCGCAAAACCGGCAATATCATTTGTATGATGCCTGGCGTCATACGCTGGAAACTGTGGCCCTGACACCGCCGGAGCTACACCTGCGCTGGAGCGCGCTCCTGCATGATATTGCTAAAGGCTGGCCGGGAGTGCGTACTTTGAACCGGGCTGGGCAGCCGTCTGATCCTGGGCACGATCAAGCCGGGGCCCTGGCAGCATTGACGATTTTGTCAAGGTTACGGGTCGAACGCCGGATAATGGATAGAGTAGTGTGGCTTGTTCGTCAGCATCTGGTTTTACCGGTAGCAGAGCGTAAGGCTGTTTTAAAATGGCTTAAACGTTTAGCCGGTGATTTTAAAAGCAACAGTCAATTTACTGTTGCCTTGGCACAGCTATTCAGCCTGCATCAGGCTGACCGGTTGGCAGGCCATACCCAGCCGGACATAAACGGCCTGGAAAATATCAGGAAACTTGCCGGCCGGCTTGTGCAGGAGGTACCGTTTTTTCCTGTCCAGCTTAGGCTGAGTGGGCAGGAAATTGCTGCCGCCATTGGCGGTGGCCCCGGTGTAGGTTGTTTTCAGCGGAATTTGTTAGAACGAATTCAGGCCGGGCAGCTAAGTAATACCCGTAATGAGCTTGTCGCTGCCCTTGATGCCCGTGCTCGGCGTATAAGGAACCCTTAG
- a CDS encoding NAD(P)/FAD-dependent oxidoreductase has product MAEETKFDIAVIGGGPAGLSAALTGRIRNKRIALFEHLDFSQKLQKAHLVDNYLGLPAVTGKGLMQHFSGHALAHEPVLIKEKVLNVFPGEALFTLLTPKTTYEAKAVIFATGVVSTLLFEGERDLLGRGVSYCATCDGRMFEGRDVAVISYTQEGENETAFLGEICRNVYFLPQYKGDFSHLRSPVKVLTAKPKAITGDGQVEKLVTDKEELKVHGVFIMRQSDPVENLLPGLELDGEVIKVYRDLSTNIPGVFAAGDCTGKPWQIAKATGEGLVAVLSAITYIDKQVK; this is encoded by the coding sequence ATGGCTGAAGAAACCAAATTTGACATTGCTGTTATCGGCGGCGGCCCAGCCGGGCTGTCTGCCGCCCTGACAGGACGTATCCGTAATAAAAGGATTGCCTTATTTGAACACCTTGACTTTAGCCAAAAATTGCAGAAAGCCCATTTAGTAGATAACTATCTGGGCTTGCCGGCGGTAACCGGCAAAGGGCTCATGCAGCATTTCTCCGGGCATGCGCTGGCTCACGAACCGGTGTTGATTAAGGAAAAGGTGCTTAATGTATTTCCGGGAGAGGCTTTGTTTACTTTACTCACACCTAAAACTACCTATGAAGCCAAGGCTGTTATTTTTGCTACCGGTGTGGTTAGCACACTGCTCTTTGAAGGGGAGCGCGACCTGCTTGGCCGGGGGGTTAGCTACTGCGCCACCTGCGACGGCCGGATGTTTGAGGGACGGGATGTAGCTGTCATCTCCTATACCCAGGAAGGCGAGAATGAAACTGCTTTCTTAGGAGAAATTTGTCGTAATGTGTACTTCTTGCCCCAGTATAAGGGCGACTTTAGCCATCTGCGTTCCCCTGTAAAAGTTCTGACAGCTAAGCCCAAGGCCATCACCGGCGATGGGCAGGTAGAAAAGCTGGTAACTGATAAAGAAGAATTGAAGGTACATGGTGTTTTTATCATGCGTCAGTCTGATCCGGTTGAAAACCTGCTGCCTGGTCTGGAGCTTGATGGTGAAGTGATTAAGGTATACCGGGATCTGTCGACAAATATCCCCGGGGTATTTGCCGCCGGTGACTGTACCGGTAAACCATGGCAGATTGCCAAAGCAACCGGTGAAGGTCTGGTAGCTGTATTAAGTGCGATTACCTATATTGATAAACAAGTGAAATAA
- the serC gene encoding 3-phosphoserine/phosphohydroxythreonine transaminase encodes MEKNYKRVYNFNAGPAALPLTALQKAQAELLDFNGTGMSVMELSHRSQEYEAVHNRAIELLKELLAIPAGYEVLFLQGGASLQFAMVPLNFLTAGTKAGYVLTGVWSEKAYAEAQRLGEVFVAASAKAGNYCQIPALAEIQYNVETAYLHITSNNTIFGTAWQEFPDTEAVPLIADMSSDILSKPFDVSKFSLIYAGAQKNLGPAGVTVVIIRRDLLEKANKNIPTMLRYGIYGKNNSLYNTPPTFSIYMVKLMLEWVKEQGGAAALYQHNRQKAGLIYDVIDGSNGFYLGHAQPAARSLMNITFRLASEALEKKFLEAAQGHGFVGLAGHRSVGGCRASAYNAVPYESCQALREFMLSFYKEYA; translated from the coding sequence ATGGAAAAGAACTATAAACGGGTATATAATTTTAATGCCGGGCCGGCAGCACTGCCGCTTACAGCCCTGCAAAAGGCACAGGCAGAACTACTTGATTTTAATGGTACAGGCATGTCGGTTATGGAACTGAGCCACCGCAGCCAAGAGTATGAGGCCGTCCATAACCGGGCAATTGAGCTATTAAAAGAACTCCTGGCAATCCCGGCAGGGTATGAGGTTTTATTTCTGCAAGGCGGTGCCAGTCTCCAATTTGCCATGGTACCGCTTAACTTCTTGACCGCAGGAACAAAAGCCGGTTATGTCCTGACCGGTGTCTGGTCTGAAAAAGCGTATGCAGAAGCGCAAAGGCTTGGTGAGGTATTTGTTGCTGCTTCCGCCAAAGCCGGCAACTACTGCCAGATACCAGCCCTGGCCGAGATACAATATAATGTCGAAACGGCCTATTTACATATTACTTCCAACAATACCATCTTTGGTACAGCCTGGCAGGAGTTCCCTGATACCGAGGCCGTACCGCTCATAGCCGATATGTCAAGCGATATCCTGTCCAAGCCCTTTGATGTCAGCAAGTTTTCCCTGATTTATGCCGGGGCCCAGAAGAACCTTGGGCCGGCTGGTGTGACGGTGGTTATCATCCGGCGCGATTTATTGGAAAAGGCCAATAAAAATATACCGACAATGCTGCGGTACGGAATCTATGGCAAAAATAACTCGCTGTATAATACGCCGCCCACTTTTAGTATTTATATGGTAAAGCTGATGCTGGAGTGGGTAAAAGAGCAGGGCGGGGCAGCGGCCCTCTATCAGCATAATCGGCAGAAAGCGGGACTTATTTATGATGTCATTGATGGGAGCAACGGCTTTTACCTTGGCCACGCCCAGCCGGCTGCGCGCTCATTAATGAACATCACATTCCGGCTGGCCAGTGAAGCTTTGGAAAAAAAGTTTCTTGAGGCTGCCCAAGGGCATGGTTTTGTTGGTTTAGCCGGGCATCGCTCTGTGGGCGGTTGCCGGGCATCCGCCTATAATGCCGTTCCTTATGAATCCTGTCAGGCATTGCGTGAATTTATGCTGTCTTTTTACAAAGAATATGCATAG
- a CDS encoding aldo/keto reductase produces MDKRRLGRTGLMVTPISFGALPVQRCTMAEANQVLNTALDAGINFFDTARAYTDSEEKIGVCIANRRQEYYLATKSMARTKAAMSTDIQNSLANMKTEYIDLYQLHNVKSAADWNTAMAPGGALEALKEAQTAGRIGHIGITGHNMDMLVRAVKTGEFSTVQVPFNCVEQGALQELIPLAKAMDVGIIVMKPLGGGMISEVELALRFVLQHDGLVAIPGMDQIEHLDQNLAPTKDFKPLNAEETAILKAEAAALGPVFCRRCGYCMPCVAGIDIPSTFIFHHQYTRYNMKNVIPMRYKGLEVKASACIECGECESRCPYNLPIRTRMKQVAQDLG; encoded by the coding sequence ATGGATAAACGGCGCTTAGGGCGTACCGGGCTGATGGTTACCCCCATTAGCTTCGGGGCGTTACCTGTACAGCGGTGTACAATGGCAGAGGCCAATCAGGTGCTGAATACTGCATTGGATGCCGGCATTAACTTCTTTGATACTGCCAGGGCATATACTGACAGTGAAGAAAAGATCGGGGTATGTATAGCAAATCGTCGCCAGGAATATTATTTAGCGACGAAAAGTATGGCGAGGACGAAAGCCGCTATGTCCACTGATATCCAAAATAGTCTTGCTAATATGAAGACTGAATATATTGACCTGTATCAGCTTCATAATGTCAAATCGGCAGCGGACTGGAATACGGCCATGGCTCCCGGCGGTGCACTTGAAGCTTTAAAGGAGGCGCAAACAGCTGGTAGAATTGGCCATATTGGTATAACCGGACATAATATGGACATGCTGGTAAGAGCCGTTAAAACTGGTGAATTCAGCACAGTGCAGGTGCCTTTCAACTGTGTTGAGCAGGGGGCATTGCAGGAACTGATACCGTTGGCGAAAGCAATGGATGTGGGAATCATAGTTATGAAACCCTTAGGGGGAGGCATGATTTCAGAGGTTGAACTGGCTTTGCGGTTTGTTCTTCAGCATGACGGGCTGGTCGCAATTCCCGGTATGGACCAAATTGAACATCTTGACCAAAATTTGGCGCCAACCAAAGATTTTAAGCCGTTAAATGCAGAGGAAACAGCTATATTGAAGGCCGAAGCAGCGGCATTGGGGCCTGTATTCTGCCGCCGCTGCGGATATTGCATGCCCTGTGTGGCAGGAATTGATATCCCGTCCACGTTTATTTTTCATCATCAATATACAAGATATAATATGAAAAATGTAATTCCCATGCGGTATAAAGGCCTTGAGGTCAAAGCCTCTGCTTGCATTGAATGCGGTGAATGCGAAAGTCGTTGCCCGTATAATTTGCCGATCCGCACCCGCATGAAACAGGTGGCCCAGGATCTCGGGTAG
- a CDS encoding bifunctional diguanylate cyclase/phosphodiesterase — MNQPDSNFDEFQQIFNSAADGMCVIARDFTILRVNNAFTAMTGFTREQTLGTKCYALTPNPRCQTQSCPLLHIVESLQRFDCDITLKNRTGEEIDCILTATPLLNQARELTGIITCLKDITERKRLEHELLVMNEKLEKKVAERTIALKEQENQLVRLLYTDTLTGLPNRLRLLRDVAKSKVPVVALINIDDFEQINNFYGYAEGDFILVSLARLLLDILPNSGYSLYKMHADEYAIFLDAQSTLNLPIILDDFERLAKHIALTIQSTRFSSNRQEVLLRVTTGIAFAASADPKRLVIKADIALREARAERRPYLFFRETDGIDARYQDNIKWAKLLQEAIKHDRIIPYFQPIYNHREPNSPHYEVLARLADNRGKIISPYQFIDIAKATRQYPAITKAMVQKSFHLFKDLPNEISINLDVEDMLDPQTTAMIQEHLEKYKMNHKIAFEVLENHSLETHTAAVRFLKSLKKSGCKLAVDDFGSGYSNFAYVLSLDFDYLKIDASLIRNIDHDVNSQSIVKSIVAFAQDMGIKTVAEFVHSESVFAKVQQYNIDFSQGYYIAKPSPWLLKD, encoded by the coding sequence GTGAATCAACCAGATTCCAACTTTGACGAATTTCAACAGATATTTAATTCTGCTGCTGACGGCATGTGTGTAATTGCCCGTGATTTCACTATCCTCAGAGTAAATAATGCTTTTACCGCGATGACCGGCTTCACCCGGGAACAAACGCTCGGGACAAAATGCTATGCATTAACGCCAAATCCTCGTTGCCAGACTCAGTCCTGCCCGCTGCTGCATATTGTAGAATCCTTACAACGTTTCGATTGCGATATAACTTTGAAGAACAGGACCGGGGAAGAAATAGACTGTATATTAACGGCTACTCCCTTATTAAATCAGGCGCGCGAATTAACCGGCATTATTACTTGCCTAAAAGATATTACTGAACGGAAGCGCCTTGAACATGAACTGCTCGTAATGAATGAGAAATTAGAGAAAAAGGTTGCCGAACGTACGATCGCACTTAAAGAACAAGAGAACCAGCTTGTCAGGCTACTCTATACCGATACACTAACCGGCCTCCCGAACCGCTTACGCTTACTCAGGGATGTTGCCAAATCCAAAGTCCCGGTTGTAGCCCTGATTAATATTGATGACTTTGAACAAATAAACAACTTTTACGGTTATGCAGAAGGCGATTTCATACTTGTTAGCCTGGCCCGGCTTTTACTGGATATTTTACCCAACTCTGGCTATTCACTCTATAAAATGCATGCCGATGAATATGCTATCTTTCTTGATGCTCAGTCCACGCTTAACCTGCCGATAATTTTAGATGACTTTGAGCGGCTGGCCAAACATATTGCCTTAACTATTCAATCTACCCGTTTTTCGAGTAATCGCCAGGAAGTTTTATTACGGGTAACCACCGGTATTGCCTTTGCTGCCAGTGCTGATCCGAAAAGATTGGTTATCAAGGCTGACATCGCCCTGCGCGAAGCCCGCGCAGAACGCAGACCTTATCTCTTCTTCCGGGAAACAGATGGCATTGACGCCCGCTATCAGGATAATATCAAATGGGCAAAATTACTCCAGGAAGCCATCAAACATGACCGTATTATCCCTTATTTTCAACCAATATATAACCACCGGGAACCTAATAGCCCCCATTATGAAGTGCTGGCGCGGCTAGCTGATAACCGCGGTAAGATTATTTCTCCTTATCAGTTTATTGATATTGCCAAAGCTACCAGACAATACCCGGCCATCACGAAAGCTATGGTTCAAAAATCGTTTCACCTGTTCAAGGATCTGCCCAATGAGATATCTATCAATCTTGATGTGGAAGATATGCTTGATCCGCAAACAACGGCTATGATTCAAGAACACCTGGAAAAATACAAAATGAATCATAAAATCGCCTTTGAAGTACTGGAGAATCATAGCCTGGAAACCCACACCGCCGCTGTACGCTTTTTAAAGTCCCTAAAAAAATCCGGCTGCAAACTGGCTGTTGATGACTTTGGCTCAGGGTATTCAAATTTTGCCTATGTGTTGTCGTTAGACTTTGACTATTTAAAAATTGACGCTTCGCTGATCAGAAACATTGATCATGATGTCAATTCACAATCCATTGTTAAAAGCATCGTTGCCTTTGCTCAAGACATGGGTATAAAAACAGTCGCCGAATTTGTCCACTCCGAGTCAGTATTTGCCAAAGTCCAGCAATATAATATCGATTTCTCTCAAGGTTATTATATTGCTAAACCAAGTCCCTGGCTGCTTAAGGATTAG
- a CDS encoding ABC transporter ATP-binding protein, producing MIYINGLIKKFGDRIAVNNLSLEIKQGETFGLLGPNGAGKTTTIRTLTMLTRPTAGNITINGWQLPQDELAVKSVIGVVPQHLNLDIDLTAKENLDLHGRLHHMPGGVRERRINELLDYVELTERGSDMVNTFSGGMKRRLMIARALLHNPRVLFLDEPTVGLDPQVRRRLWDLIRRMNADGLTVLLTTHYIEEAENLCQRVAIMEKGRLIALNSPQALCNRFGNYVVEWIESEGTQYRFFTGRTEAAAFAGTLATNATLRHTNLEDVFVELTGRRVSA from the coding sequence ATGATTTATATTAATGGGTTAATAAAAAAATTCGGTGACCGCATAGCCGTGAATAATCTGAGTCTGGAGATCAAGCAGGGCGAAACTTTTGGTTTGCTGGGGCCTAACGGCGCCGGTAAAACTACAACAATCCGGACTTTAACCATGCTTACCCGGCCAACAGCAGGGAATATAACTATAAATGGCTGGCAGCTGCCGCAGGATGAACTGGCTGTTAAGTCAGTGATTGGCGTTGTGCCTCAGCACTTAAACCTTGACATTGACCTGACGGCTAAAGAGAACCTCGACTTACATGGGCGTCTCCACCATATGCCCGGTGGTGTAAGGGAACGGCGGATTAATGAGTTGCTTGATTATGTTGAGCTTACAGAACGCGGCAGTGATATGGTGAATACTTTTTCCGGCGGCATGAAACGGCGGCTGATGATCGCCCGGGCACTGCTGCATAACCCCCGGGTTTTATTTCTGGATGAACCGACAGTGGGTCTGGATCCGCAGGTAAGAAGACGATTGTGGGATCTTATCCGCCGTATGAATGCCGATGGGTTGACTGTGCTTTTGACCACTCACTATATTGAGGAGGCTGAGAACCTCTGCCAGCGCGTTGCCATTATGGAAAAGGGCCGGTTAATTGCTCTCAACAGTCCGCAAGCGCTTTGTAATCGGTTTGGCAACTATGTGGTGGAGTGGATTGAGAGCGAGGGGACGCAGTATCGCTTCTTTACCGGCCGGACTGAAGCTGCGGCCTTTGCCGGAACCCTGGCGACAAATGCAACGCTGCGTCATACTAATCTGGAAGATGTATTTGTTGAATTGACTGGCAGGCGTGTCAGCGCTTAA
- a CDS encoding tetratricopeptide repeat protein produces the protein MDKETGCNVDACAACDCGCTSCGGAEESNFNARMQELYQQGQTAVMLAECAQELAGDPEHSDAFFWRGVVAAVTSDFKQALADYTKAIELNDTKASYYSYRGSAYAMLDDIKNAVLDYSKAMLYNPQDWVNYANRGVLYLNNGMTEHAIDDFNKAIELEPEDLGSYLHRGDAYAARNLFSVAIADYSKVLDKFPEETEALLKRGQAYYELSLHDEALADYNKVIELEPDNIQAIAIRASVYLGQGKLIEAIADFTRAIELDPQDSRPYFFRGIAYAAQQSYDQAIADFTRSADLNPNNALAYHNKALCCEMQKQDNEAIAAYQKFLQLADPEAPEAAHARERLQALGADAGGNDIQ, from the coding sequence ATGGATAAAGAAACAGGTTGCAATGTTGACGCTTGTGCTGCTTGCGATTGTGGTTGCACAAGCTGTGGCGGCGCCGAGGAAAGTAATTTTAACGCACGGATGCAAGAGCTTTACCAACAGGGGCAAACCGCAGTTATGCTTGCAGAGTGTGCGCAAGAACTTGCCGGGGACCCGGAACATAGCGATGCTTTTTTCTGGCGTGGTGTTGTAGCCGCTGTCACCAGTGATTTTAAACAGGCGCTTGCTGATTATACCAAAGCAATTGAACTTAATGATACCAAAGCGTCCTACTACTCTTACCGTGGCAGCGCTTACGCAATGCTTGACGACATTAAAAATGCCGTTTTAGATTATTCGAAAGCAATGCTTTACAATCCCCAGGACTGGGTTAATTATGCTAACCGTGGTGTATTGTATCTTAATAATGGTATGACTGAGCATGCGATTGATGATTTTAATAAAGCGATTGAACTCGAACCGGAAGACCTGGGGTCATATTTACACCGGGGTGATGCCTATGCCGCCCGCAATTTATTTTCCGTGGCCATTGCCGACTATAGTAAGGTACTGGACAAGTTTCCTGAAGAAACCGAGGCCCTGCTTAAACGGGGGCAGGCTTACTATGAGCTGAGCTTACATGACGAAGCCCTGGCTGATTATAATAAAGTGATTGAACTTGAACCGGATAATATTCAGGCTATTGCCATACGGGCCTCGGTATATTTAGGTCAAGGGAAATTGATTGAGGCAATTGCCGATTTTACCCGGGCCATCGAACTTGACCCTCAAGATTCCAGACCCTATTTTTTCCGGGGAATAGCCTATGCGGCCCAGCAGTCGTATGACCAAGCAATCGCTGATTTTACCAGGTCAGCCGACCTGAACCCCAACAATGCCCTTGCTTATCATAACAAAGCTCTTTGTTGTGAAATGCAAAAACAAGATAACGAGGCGATTGCTGCTTATCAGAAATTTTTACAACTTGCCGACCCGGAGGCACCGGAAGCTGCTCACGCCCGGGAGCGCCTGCAGGCACTAGGGGCCGACGCTGGCGGAAATGACATCCAATAG